Proteins encoded by one window of bacterium:
- the ccoN gene encoding cytochrome-c oxidase, cbb3-type subunit I yields MAVEQFSYDNKIVRDFGIATAVWGAVGMLVGLLAAHQLFAPVFNFNLPYTTFSRIRPLHTNAVIFAFVGNAMFMAIYYSLQRLCKSRMFNDTLSKLNFWGWQFIIVCAAISLPMGFTTSKEYAELEWPIDILIAVVWVIFGINMLGTILKRRERHMYVALWFYIATWVTVAVLHIVNSIELPATFMKSYPVYAGIQDALVQWWYGHNAVAFFLTTPYLGMMYYYLPKAADRPVFSYRLSIIHFWALIFLYIWAGPHHLLYSSLPDWAQSLGTVFSVMLIAPSWGGMLNGLLTLRGAWDRVRESAVLKFMVVAVTAYGMATFEGPTLSVKSVNALSHFTDWTIAHVHVGALGWNGFLTFGILYWIIPRIYGTKLYSEKMANLHFWIGFLGILVYALPLYFAGITQGLMWKEFGEGGFLAYPNFLETVLQIIPMYIIRAVGGFLFLIGVIMMIINLWKTAKQGKLIANEPASAPALEKTFNATGHDKAWHRWLERRPIQFLVWTTIAILIGGIIEMIPTFLVKSNVPTIAAVKPYTPLELEGRDIYIREGCNNCHSQMIRPFRSETERYGEYAKAGEYVYEHPFLWGSKRTGPDLLRVGGKYPDAWHYNHMKDPTSMSPGSIMPKYGWMVTDELDISATQAKISTMRKLGVPYPEGYESRALQDLRTQSLSIATGLKDAGIEVREDREIIAMIAYLQRLGADLKGKPQAIDMSAPVTATTGQ; encoded by the coding sequence ATGGCGGTTGAACAATTTTCGTACGACAACAAGATAGTACGAGATTTCGGCATCGCGACGGCAGTCTGGGGAGCGGTCGGCATGCTGGTCGGATTGTTGGCGGCGCATCAGCTTTTCGCGCCCGTCTTCAATTTCAATCTACCGTACACGACTTTTTCCCGCATTCGCCCGCTGCATACCAATGCAGTCATCTTCGCGTTTGTCGGCAACGCCATGTTTATGGCGATCTACTACTCGTTGCAGCGGCTCTGCAAATCCCGGATGTTCAATGACACGCTGAGCAAACTCAATTTCTGGGGCTGGCAGTTCATTATCGTCTGCGCGGCGATCTCACTGCCGATGGGCTTCACTACGAGCAAAGAATACGCCGAGCTGGAGTGGCCGATCGATATCCTGATCGCCGTCGTCTGGGTGATCTTCGGTATCAATATGCTCGGAACGATACTGAAGCGTCGTGAACGGCACATGTATGTGGCGCTCTGGTTTTATATCGCCACCTGGGTGACGGTTGCTGTCCTGCATATTGTTAACTCAATCGAGCTTCCCGCCACGTTTATGAAAAGTTATCCGGTCTATGCCGGCATACAGGACGCATTGGTCCAATGGTGGTACGGGCATAATGCGGTGGCGTTTTTCCTCACCACACCCTACCTGGGTATGATGTACTACTATCTGCCGAAAGCGGCAGACCGGCCGGTCTTTTCATACCGCCTGTCGATCATCCACTTCTGGGCGCTGATCTTTCTCTACATTTGGGCCGGTCCTCACCATCTGCTTTATTCCTCGCTCCCCGATTGGGCACAGTCTCTCGGCACAGTTTTTTCAGTGATGTTGATCGCCCCCTCCTGGGGCGGGATGCTCAATGGCTTGTTGACGTTGCGCGGAGCCTGGGACAGAGTGCGGGAAAGTGCTGTCCTCAAATTCATGGTAGTGGCTGTCACCGCTTACGGTATGGCGACCTTTGAGGGGCCAACCCTGTCCGTGAAGTCGGTCAATGCGCTTTCGCATTTTACAGATTGGACGATCGCCCATGTCCATGTCGGCGCACTTGGCTGGAACGGCTTCCTGACGTTTGGAATACTCTACTGGATCATTCCGCGTATCTACGGCACCAAGTTGTATTCCGAGAAGATGGCCAATCTTCACTTCTGGATCGGCTTCCTCGGCATCCTGGTCTACGCGTTGCCGCTTTACTTTGCCGGGATCACCCAGGGATTGATGTGGAAGGAGTTTGGTGAGGGCGGATTCCTCGCTTATCCAAACTTCCTCGAGACCGTTTTGCAGATCATCCCGATGTATATCATTCGCGCGGTCGGCGGATTCCTCTTCCTGATCGGCGTTATCATGATGATCATCAATCTCTGGAAAACCGCCAAACAAGGAAAGCTGATCGCCAATGAGCCTGCATCAGCTCCGGCGCTGGAGAAGACATTTAATGCGACTGGTCATGACAAAGCCTGGCACCGCTGGCTGGAACGTCGGCCGATCCAATTCCTTGTCTGGACGACCATTGCCATTCTGATCGGCGGGATCATTGAGATGATCCCTACTTTCCTGGTGAAATCAAATGTACCGACCATTGCCGCGGTGAAGCCATATACGCCGCTCGAACTGGAAGGGCGGGATATTTACATTCGGGAAGGGTGCAACAATTGCCACTCGCAGATGATCCGCCCCTTCCGCTCGGAGACCGAGCGCTATGGCGAATACGCCAAGGCCGGTGAATATGTCTACGAGCATCCGTTCCTCTGGGGTTCCAAGCGAACCGGTCCGGATCTGCTCCGGGTGGGCGGGAAATATCCTGATGCCTGGCACTACAACCATATGAAGGACCCGACCTCCATGTCTCCGGGCTCGATAATGCCGAAGTATGGCTGGATGGTCACCGATGAACTGGATATCAGCGCGACCCAGGCGAAGATCAGCACGATGCGCAAACTAGGTGTCCCATATCCGGAAGGATATGAATCACGCGCACTGCAGGATCTTCGTACTCAGTCGCTCAGTATTGCCACCGGGTTGAAAGATGCCGGTATTGAGGTGCGCGAGGACCGCGAGATCATCGCTATGATCGCGTACTTGCAGAGACTCGGCGCCGACCTGAAAGGGAAACCGCAGGCGATCGACATGAGCGCACCAGTAACCGCTACGACAGGACAATAG
- the ccoS gene encoding cbb3-type cytochrome oxidase assembly protein CcoS, which translates to MYVIIILIGASLLVAIGFLFAFWWAVRSGQYEDTYTPAIRMLFEDKSVPTDTENNMKPSSEI; encoded by the coding sequence ATGTACGTGATCATAATCCTCATCGGCGCCTCGTTGCTGGTAGCCATCGGCTTCCTCTTCGCCTTTTGGTGGGCGGTTCGTTCCGGGCAATATGAGGATACGTATACCCCGGCTATCCGGATGCTGTTTGAGGATAAGTCGGTGCCCACTGATACCGAGAACAATATGAAACCTTCATCGGAGATATAG